A genomic stretch from Rubripirellula reticaptiva includes:
- a CDS encoding SDR family NAD(P)-dependent oxidoreductase: MELDQSPVALVTGSTAGLGLHIASALVRKGYRVVIVGRDAERLEIARRQIESSPSKTLTNGSVTGHLADVTDPQSVGELFASMAHQFPRLDVLVNTVGASDRGLIENLSVSRLEQLITQNVVSVLLCSQAAIAPLEKTGGVIVNIGSLASKVGARYIGGYAIAKHALAGLTAQMRLELKPRGVHVALVSPGPIRRDDAGTRYEQNLDPGLPEQAAKPGGGARLKGLPPELVADAVVRCIHRRSPDVVLPGYLRPLIAIGHAMPRIGDWLLLKFTSSKQP, translated from the coding sequence ATGGAACTCGATCAATCTCCCGTCGCCCTCGTCACCGGATCAACTGCGGGCTTGGGCTTGCATATCGCGTCGGCACTGGTGCGGAAAGGATACCGCGTGGTGATCGTCGGACGCGATGCCGAAAGACTAGAAATTGCACGTCGTCAAATCGAATCTTCACCAAGCAAAACCTTAACAAATGGGTCGGTAACTGGCCATTTAGCGGATGTAACCGACCCCCAAAGCGTTGGCGAACTGTTCGCATCGATGGCCCATCAGTTCCCCAGACTGGACGTGTTGGTCAACACTGTCGGTGCCAGTGATCGCGGATTGATCGAGAATTTATCGGTCTCGCGACTGGAACAACTGATCACCCAAAACGTGGTTTCGGTGCTTCTATGCAGCCAAGCCGCCATTGCACCGCTGGAAAAAACAGGCGGAGTGATTGTCAATATTGGTTCTCTGGCTTCAAAAGTTGGCGCCCGTTACATCGGTGGCTACGCCATAGCAAAACACGCGTTGGCGGGTTTGACGGCCCAGATGCGACTGGAATTGAAACCGCGTGGCGTTCATGTCGCTCTGGTCAGCCCCGGCCCCATCCGTCGCGACGATGCAGGAACCCGTTACGAACAGAATCTCGACCCTGGTCTGCCCGAACAGGCGGCCAAGCCCGGCGGCGGTGCGAGGCTAAAAGGGTTACCGCCTGAACTTGTCGCCGACGCTGTGGTGCGATGCATCCACCGCCGATCACCCGACGTGGTCCTGCCTGGATATCTGCGTCCTCTGATCGCAATCGGCCATGCAATGCCCCGAATCGGTGACTGGCTATTGCTAAAGTTCACGTCATCCAAGCAACCCTAA
- the pyk gene encoding pyruvate kinase, whose protein sequence is MPRPRLSTARTKIVATVGPACSSVEQLASLIDAGVDVFRINTAHGSREEHVGVLAKIREASDQVGYQVAVLLDLAGPKIRLGTLLTDPMECPLDAKFRLIRGDVSGAPDELTCSYETLIDELQPGDQVMLADGAVTLRVEVVSADSAECVVVAEGSIRSRQGINLPGVKLSVSAMLPRDIDNAIWAAQCGIDLVSLSFVRSAEDVLGLKRLLAEHGSQALVIAKIEKPEALDHLESIVEATDGVMVARGDLGVEIDVAETPVAQKRIIRVCKQKVKPVIVATQMLESMHHSSRPTRAEVSDVANAILDGADACMLSGETAIGEYPLESVRMMGRIMQATERDWKRSGANSIACNHRVHPITTAVTAAATEVAESISAKLIVIATRSGNTAWVGSQSRSLIPTLGVSNSIETLRRMNLLWGIKPFYVEKMDDTSGLIDKICQWARDNGGLKRGDHIVFVTGTGVFKKAHNLVVVHTVP, encoded by the coding sequence ATGCCTCGACCAAGACTCAGTACAGCGCGCACAAAGATCGTCGCGACGGTCGGCCCCGCCTGCAGCAGCGTCGAGCAGTTGGCGTCGTTGATTGACGCAGGCGTCGACGTCTTTCGCATCAATACTGCGCACGGCAGCCGAGAAGAACATGTCGGCGTGTTGGCAAAAATTCGCGAAGCGTCGGATCAAGTTGGTTATCAGGTTGCAGTGCTGTTGGATTTGGCGGGCCCCAAGATTCGATTGGGAACTTTGTTAACCGATCCAATGGAATGTCCGCTCGATGCCAAGTTCCGTTTGATCCGCGGCGATGTTAGCGGGGCGCCAGATGAATTGACCTGTTCGTACGAGACGTTGATCGATGAACTGCAACCTGGTGACCAAGTGATGTTGGCCGACGGGGCGGTGACGTTAAGAGTCGAAGTCGTATCGGCGGACAGTGCTGAGTGCGTGGTCGTTGCCGAAGGTTCGATTCGCAGTCGCCAAGGGATCAACTTGCCGGGCGTGAAATTGTCTGTGTCGGCGATGTTGCCACGAGACATCGACAACGCGATTTGGGCGGCGCAGTGCGGTATCGACTTGGTAAGCTTGTCGTTTGTTCGGTCTGCCGAAGACGTTTTAGGTTTGAAGCGGTTGCTTGCCGAGCATGGTTCGCAGGCGTTGGTGATTGCGAAAATTGAAAAACCAGAAGCGCTTGATCACTTGGAATCGATTGTCGAAGCCACCGACGGCGTGATGGTTGCCCGTGGTGACTTGGGCGTTGAAATCGATGTTGCCGAGACGCCGGTTGCGCAGAAGCGAATCATTCGAGTTTGCAAACAGAAGGTAAAGCCCGTCATCGTTGCGACTCAGATGTTGGAGTCGATGCATCATTCATCGCGTCCGACGCGAGCCGAAGTCAGTGACGTTGCCAACGCGATTCTTGACGGTGCCGATGCGTGCATGTTGAGCGGCGAAACGGCGATCGGTGAATATCCGTTGGAATCTGTTCGGATGATGGGTCGCATCATGCAAGCAACGGAACGAGATTGGAAAAGAAGCGGTGCAAATAGCATCGCTTGCAATCACCGGGTGCATCCGATCACCACGGCGGTGACGGCCGCGGCGACCGAGGTTGCTGAGTCGATTTCTGCGAAGTTGATCGTGATCGCAACACGCAGCGGCAATACCGCTTGGGTTGGCAGTCAAAGCCGAAGTTTGATCCCGACACTGGGCGTCTCGAACTCAATCGAGACGCTTCGCCGGATGAATTTGTTGTGGGGCATCAAACCGTTCTACGTCGAAAAGATGGACGACACGTCTGGTTTGATTGACAAGATCTGTCAGTGGGCGCGAGATAATGGTGGTTTGAAGCGAGGTGACCATATCGTCTTTGTGACCGGGACAGGCGTGTTCAAAAAGGCGCACAATCTCGTCGTCGTTCACACGGTGCCTTGA
- the xylA gene encoding xylose isomerase, with amino-acid sequence MSAFADIPTIKYEGPQSDNPLAFRWYNPDELVEGKTMKEHLRFSIVYWHTFRGTGADPFGPGTAVRPWDDGSDSVENAQNRARVAFELFEKLQAPYYAFHDRDVAPEGSSLAESNKIFDAVADVLEEEQKRSGVKLLWGTANMFSNPRFMHGAATTCNADVFAYAAAQVKKAMEVTHRLGGENYVFWGGREGYQNLYNTDMKRELDHLGKFFHMAVDYAKKIGFTGQFLIEPKPKEPTKHQYDSDAAACMNFLRSYGLEDHFKLNLETNHATLAGHTMMHEIDYAGIQNALGSIDANTGDMLLGWDTDQFGTDYYLTTQTMYYILKHGGLGSGGVNFDAKVRRESFEPIDLFYAHIGSMDAYAKGLKIAAAIRADKALCGFVAKRYASFDEGIGAKIESGSVGFAELEAYMLEKGDAATNVSGRQEMLENLVNKYVDRV; translated from the coding sequence ATGAGTGCCTTCGCAGACATTCCAACTATCAAGTACGAAGGCCCTCAGAGCGACAATCCGCTTGCTTTTCGTTGGTACAACCCTGACGAACTGGTCGAAGGCAAGACGATGAAGGAACACCTGCGTTTCTCCATCGTCTACTGGCATACGTTCCGTGGCACAGGGGCTGATCCGTTTGGTCCGGGAACGGCCGTTCGCCCCTGGGACGACGGTAGCGATTCGGTCGAAAACGCACAGAACCGAGCTCGCGTGGCTTTCGAATTGTTTGAAAAGCTGCAGGCCCCCTATTACGCCTTCCACGATCGCGACGTCGCCCCCGAAGGATCGTCGCTGGCTGAATCGAATAAGATTTTCGATGCCGTCGCCGACGTACTCGAAGAAGAACAGAAGCGCAGCGGCGTCAAACTGCTGTGGGGCACTGCGAACATGTTCAGCAACCCGCGTTTCATGCACGGTGCAGCAACGACCTGCAACGCAGACGTATTCGCCTATGCGGCTGCACAAGTCAAGAAAGCGATGGAAGTCACGCATCGACTGGGCGGTGAAAACTACGTGTTCTGGGGCGGCCGCGAAGGATACCAGAACCTTTACAACACCGACATGAAGCGAGAACTGGACCACCTGGGCAAGTTCTTCCACATGGCGGTCGACTATGCCAAGAAGATCGGCTTCACAGGCCAATTCCTAATCGAACCAAAACCCAAAGAACCCACCAAGCACCAATATGATAGCGATGCTGCTGCGTGCATGAACTTCCTTCGATCGTACGGCCTGGAAGACCACTTCAAGCTAAACCTTGAAACTAACCACGCCACCCTTGCCGGTCACACGATGATGCATGAGATCGACTATGCAGGCATTCAAAACGCACTGGGCAGCATCGATGCCAACACCGGCGACATGTTGTTGGGCTGGGATACGGACCAATTCGGCACCGACTATTACCTAACCACACAAACGATGTACTACATCCTCAAGCACGGTGGCTTGGGCAGCGGTGGCGTGAACTTCGACGCCAAAGTTCGCCGCGAATCCTTTGAACCGATTGACTTGTTCTATGCCCACATCGGTAGCATGGACGCCTACGCCAAGGGACTAAAAATTGCCGCCGCAATCCGTGCCGACAAAGCATTATGCGGATTCGTCGCGAAACGATACGCATCGTTTGACGAAGGCATCGGTGCCAAGATCGAATCTGGGTCCGTCGGATTTGCCGAACTGGAAGCCTACATGTTGGAAAAAGGCGACGCGGCAACCAACGTCAGCGGACGCCAAGAAATGCTCGAGAACCTGGTCAACAAGTACGTTGACCGCGTCTAA
- a CDS encoding Calx-beta domain-containing protein, with product MKSLRHLLSRSGLLSNTKRPRRSEKPRRMDATQRRLSNELLEKRELLAGDILASQHNYWNGYDVNDDQQITSRDALAIINQLGRQNSGEAEAIDASAPRMFYDVNADNQVTAADALSVINALGRGEEVGELIEIMLNARTTSDAAITPDASGAISVDVGEYFDLEVSYDDLRTFSSRLGAFQLFTDIETFDADGNVVTGAISPVLTETQRLIISEDILSVGSDSVTFTIPTLPPGAEAGAVTSYVSSINDFGNNSRGEISNALLAFGYTADEFTVTPLSFDNNDLGFQVHFVGDQYGNVNLPNIAVDVNETNAADTIATQTQEFAPFLADGVTPNSAAVQFNINAFSRTFNDNEEYYSSLNRGQFDPAIGFTDIGGLASQVPLQGGGIPDVTDDGNFIEPFDAYSVRVFINRPIQGLRLQLTPGEDREATLLFGRDDFVPQDLVLIQNTDTNNNGTAQLIINAGTVTVAPGVLSVSPATVSVNEDAGNATFTVTRASGSDGAVTVAYATADGTATAGSDYTATSGVLSFADGETSKTVTVPILDDADPEAAETFTLTISAPTGGATLGTAVTSTATIAANDAVTPVPGVLSISPATVSVGEAAGTATFTVTRATGSDGAVTVDYATANGTATAGSDYTANTGTLTFADGETSKTITVAITDDAADESDETFTVTLSNATGGATLGTTTVSTATIVDNDTVTPIPGVLSISPATVSVGEAAGNATFTVTRTGGSDGAVTVGYTTANGTATAGSDYTANNGTVSFADGETSKTISVAILNDTVEESNETFTVTLSNTTGGATLGTTTVSTATIVDNDTVTPIPGVLSISPATVSVGEAAGTATFTVTRATGSDGVVTVAYATANGTATAGSDYAANSGTLTFAAGETSKTITVAIINDTADESNETFTVTLSSPTGGATLGTTTVSTATITDDDVVTPIPGVLSISPATVSVGEAAGTATFTVTRATGSDGTVTVAYATANGTATAGSDYTANSGTLTFANGETSKTITVAIINDTADESNETFTVTLSSPTGGATLGTAVTSTATIVDNDDPVVNVPPTANTDTATVLAGATTTITVLTNDTAGPASEPQQLTVTAASSTGGSVSINTDGTLNFTPNAGVTSTTISYTIQDSEGATDTGTVNVTVNQPVRASVNGSVFMDEISNLNAWLNGAAPIRNGVQDANETGFAGIAVTLIDSTGSTVAAVSTGLNGGYEFLNVAPGTYTISYNLPETLIPIGPTSATVTVPATGSAPVTGPSMTIRGTQGSAIETTDILASSYLRTHQTISTISDGGREGGLVSLDESGRQDFLIAGAGFDGVEAAQFVLSDSGDSALLIIVGENATSPSIAVLSSDYFVVTADGRGVQFFGGMEDFNFSSTTDELINEEFSNYQNAIDRLMASL from the coding sequence ATGAAAAGTCTGCGTCATTTGCTTAGCCGCTCCGGATTGCTTTCCAACACAAAGCGGCCCCGACGCTCCGAGAAGCCTCGCCGAATGGACGCTACCCAGCGCCGTTTGAGCAATGAACTTCTGGAAAAACGCGAATTGCTCGCGGGCGACATCCTGGCTTCCCAGCACAACTACTGGAACGGCTACGACGTCAACGACGATCAACAGATCACGTCGCGTGACGCTTTGGCGATCATTAACCAGCTTGGACGTCAAAACAGCGGTGAGGCCGAGGCGATCGACGCGAGCGCCCCGCGAATGTTTTACGACGTCAATGCTGACAACCAAGTCACTGCCGCCGACGCACTTTCGGTCATCAATGCTCTTGGCCGCGGCGAAGAAGTTGGGGAGTTGATCGAGATCATGCTGAACGCTCGTACGACGAGCGACGCCGCGATTACACCAGACGCATCCGGCGCGATTTCGGTCGACGTGGGCGAATACTTCGACCTAGAAGTCAGCTATGACGATCTGCGAACATTCAGCAGCCGGTTGGGCGCTTTCCAATTGTTCACCGACATCGAAACTTTCGATGCTGATGGCAATGTCGTCACCGGCGCGATCTCGCCTGTTTTGACCGAGACTCAGCGACTGATCATCAGCGAAGATATCCTGTCGGTCGGTTCGGACAGCGTCACGTTTACGATTCCGACTCTGCCACCGGGCGCCGAGGCAGGCGCGGTGACGAGCTACGTTTCGTCAATCAATGATTTTGGCAACAACTCACGTGGTGAGATTTCGAACGCATTACTAGCGTTCGGCTACACCGCTGACGAATTCACAGTCACGCCACTTAGCTTTGACAACAATGACTTGGGTTTCCAAGTTCACTTTGTGGGCGACCAATACGGCAACGTGAACTTGCCAAACATTGCGGTCGATGTCAATGAAACTAACGCGGCTGACACGATTGCCACGCAAACCCAAGAGTTCGCTCCGTTCCTGGCTGATGGCGTCACACCGAACAGCGCCGCGGTTCAATTCAACATCAATGCGTTCAGCCGCACATTCAACGACAACGAAGAGTACTATTCGTCTTTGAATCGCGGCCAGTTTGATCCTGCAATCGGCTTCACGGACATCGGGGGTCTGGCTAGCCAAGTGCCATTGCAAGGTGGTGGTATTCCCGACGTGACGGACGACGGCAACTTCATTGAACCGTTCGACGCTTACAGCGTCCGTGTCTTCATCAACCGTCCCATCCAAGGCCTACGTTTGCAACTGACGCCGGGCGAAGATCGTGAAGCAACGCTACTGTTCGGTCGCGACGACTTTGTTCCGCAAGACTTGGTTCTGATCCAAAACACCGACACCAATAACAACGGCACCGCCCAGCTGATCATCAATGCGGGCACTGTCACCGTCGCACCCGGTGTACTGTCGGTTTCGCCAGCTACCGTTTCGGTCAATGAAGACGCGGGCAACGCGACCTTCACGGTTACACGTGCGAGCGGCAGCGATGGCGCAGTCACCGTCGCTTATGCAACCGCCGACGGCACAGCGACGGCCGGTTCGGACTACACCGCTACGAGCGGCGTCCTGAGCTTTGCTGATGGTGAAACGTCCAAGACAGTCACCGTTCCAATTCTGGATGACGCCGATCCTGAAGCAGCCGAAACATTCACGCTGACGATCAGCGCTCCCACGGGCGGAGCAACTCTTGGTACGGCTGTGACATCGACTGCGACGATTGCCGCCAACGATGCCGTCACACCAGTTCCCGGTGTTCTGTCGATTTCACCTGCGACCGTTTCGGTCGGCGAAGCCGCTGGTACGGCAACCTTTACCGTCACACGAGCCACCGGCAGTGATGGTGCTGTCACCGTTGACTACGCAACTGCCAACGGAACGGCAACTGCCGGATCCGACTACACCGCCAACACCGGCACGCTGACCTTCGCCGACGGCGAAACATCCAAGACCATCACCGTTGCGATCACTGACGACGCAGCCGATGAATCCGACGAAACCTTTACAGTCACGCTTAGCAACGCCACCGGTGGTGCAACGCTTGGAACCACCACGGTTTCAACCGCAACAATCGTTGACAACGACACCGTGACTCCGATCCCAGGCGTGCTGTCGATTTCGCCAGCAACGGTATCGGTCGGCGAAGCAGCTGGTAACGCGACCTTCACGGTCACGCGTACCGGTGGCAGTGACGGAGCCGTCACGGTTGGATACACAACCGCCAACGGCACGGCCACAGCCGGTTCGGACTACACCGCCAACAATGGCACGGTCAGCTTTGCCGATGGTGAAACATCCAAGACCATCAGTGTTGCAATTCTGAACGACACGGTTGAGGAATCAAACGAGACCTTCACGGTCACGCTTAGCAACACGACCGGTGGTGCAACCCTCGGAACCACCACGGTTTCCACCGCAACGATCGTTGACAACGACACCGTGACTCCGATTCCTGGCGTCCTGTCGATCTCGCCAGCTACGGTTTCAGTCGGTGAAGCTGCCGGAACGGCAACCTTCACCGTCACGCGAGCCACCGGCAGCGATGGTGTGGTCACCGTTGCCTACGCAACCGCAAACGGAACGGCAACTGCCGGATCCGACTACGCCGCAAACAGCGGAACGTTGACTTTCGCAGCCGGTGAAACATCCAAAACCATCACCGTTGCCATCATCAACGACACAGCGGATGAATCGAACGAGACCTTTACCGTCACGTTGTCCAGCCCAACCGGCGGTGCAACACTCGGAACGACCACGGTTTCGACCGCGACGATTACCGACGATGACGTCGTCACACCAATCCCAGGCGTACTGTCGATCTCGCCAGCAACAGTTTCAGTCGGCGAAGCAGCCGGAACGGCAACCTTCACGGTCACCCGTGCCACCGGCAGCGATGGCACGGTCACCGTTGCCTACGCAACCGCAAACGGAACAGCGACTGCTGGATCCGATTACACCGCCAACAGTGGCACGCTGACCTTCGCTAACGGCGAAACGTCCAAGACAATCACTGTTGCGATCATCAATGACACAGCCGACGAATCGAACGAAACGTTCACTGTCACGCTGTCAAGTCCGACCGGTGGTGCAACCCTTGGAACGGCCGTCACATCAACGGCAACGATCGTTGACAACGATGACCCTGTTGTCAACGTTCCGCCAACCGCGAACACGGACACTGCGACCGTACTCGCTGGTGCAACCACGACCATCACGGTCCTGACCAATGACACCGCGGGACCGGCAAGCGAGCCACAACAGTTGACCGTCACCGCTGCATCGTCAACGGGCGGTTCAGTATCGATCAACACGGATGGCACGTTGAATTTCACTCCGAACGCCGGCGTGACCAGCACGACGATCAGTTACACGATCCAAGACTCGGAGGGTGCAACAGACACTGGAACGGTCAACGTGACTGTCAACCAACCAGTACGTGCAAGCGTCAATGGCTCGGTGTTCATGGACGAGATTTCGAATCTCAACGCATGGCTCAACGGTGCGGCACCGATTCGAAATGGTGTTCAAGACGCGAATGAAACGGGCTTTGCCGGTATCGCGGTCACATTGATTGATTCGACCGGTTCGACCGTCGCGGCAGTTAGCACTGGACTCAACGGTGGCTACGAGTTCCTAAACGTTGCACCTGGCACTTACACGATCTCTTACAACCTGCCGGAAACACTGATTCCGATCGGCCCAACGTCGGCGACCGTCACAGTTCCTGCTACGGGATCGGCTCCTGTTACCGGCCCAAGCATGACAATTCGTGGAACCCAGGGATCGGCGATCGAAACCACCGACATCCTGGCATCCAGCTACCTGCGAACTCACCAGACCATCAGCACCATCAGCGATGGTGGACGCGAAGGCGGGTTGGTTTCGCTAGACGAATCGGGCCGACAAGACTTCCTGATCGCGGGTGCGGGCTTCGACGGCGTCGAAGCAGCTCAGTTCGTGCTATCGGATTCAGGCGATTCAGCTCTGTTGATCATCGTTGGCGAGAATGCGACATCGCCATCGATCGCAGTACTGAGTTCCGACTACTTTGTGGTCACCGCCGATGGCCGTGGCGTTCAGTTCTTCGGTGGAATGGAAGACTTCAACTTCTCAAGTACGACCGATGAGTTGATCAACGAAGAGTTCTCGAACTACCAAAACGCCATCGATCGTCTGATGGCCAGCCTCTAA
- a CDS encoding dockerin type I domain-containing protein, with the protein MPRRLPFHRRKRERKLQVQRLESRQLMAADSFGVTPKDTGEFLLGTVTVTPVFLESNGQIDTESQDWTPEEIDAMIAKVGVGVNWWSDTLDTLDTVHTLDFVIDETYARTPFETPYEPIDLNTSAINDYIGDFVTRLGYGDARSIEEAVQRFNHDQRIKNGTDWAFTIFVADSSDDPDGLFASGGSFSAAFAYAGGLFMVTPSTRPASTITHEMGHIFWARDEYFGGGSWTDQRGYYNTQNLNAADNPTPGFSQDISIMRGGVPLTAAYEAHTSPASTLAMVGWQDSDGDGIFDIFDVPLQLDGVGYFDSESSTYHFTGEASVTPLRNQNSSGTQSDISLAKISELQYQLDDGPWVAAASPNAQSASFDVSFVIESQFTSIQFRAVDTATGVTSETITGNAAVAAVSAASISGVAFYDENGDGSKSDSEISLSLTSVTVSRADGSPLFTGSAVAADFAEGEIDDAETIGIKLAADGLVSDTQVASHTLVDTDRIVFESFDLQRSEWTSRWSSKVALTATFDEPVGEVHVSVVGLDDVNYGRVEAYNAAGDLVARQTTSAIGVNESTIVTLRHATGAIASIRIFGHAGSSVAVDSIDFGVHGNIVTDQSGAFRLADLPNGGYIVELLSFSPIHAFTDPIEISVVGGKSDFISAAAVRTDSPRHNTALAEDANQDGEVTARDALVIINDLTRSGPRTLSAGDLEGFDVDVNNDGTVSALDALLVINAISRNRNSGDGEQFVSQTEMTSQTSMTAETVIVGSERESVDTTRSSWLLTVQQSENLAKATSMFNFDGGVAVVERVVRFPTDTTESTSRPLDLMKLSSSSNDQKNSVTTMANTVSDVSTGLDWGSGDTVAELTTELFIGIDANLPEPFRILLV; encoded by the coding sequence ATGCCGAGACGGTTGCCTTTTCACCGACGCAAACGTGAGCGAAAGCTTCAAGTTCAGCGACTCGAGTCTCGTCAATTGATGGCGGCGGACTCATTCGGTGTGACACCGAAGGACACCGGCGAGTTCTTGCTTGGAACGGTGACCGTTACGCCGGTATTTCTGGAAAGTAACGGACAGATCGATACCGAGTCGCAAGACTGGACGCCCGAGGAAATCGACGCGATGATCGCAAAGGTCGGTGTCGGGGTGAATTGGTGGTCCGACACGCTGGATACGCTCGATACGGTTCATACATTGGACTTTGTGATCGACGAAACGTATGCCCGGACACCGTTCGAAACGCCTTACGAACCGATCGACCTAAACACCAGTGCGATCAACGACTACATCGGCGACTTTGTCACCCGGTTAGGTTACGGCGACGCTCGATCAATCGAAGAAGCCGTCCAGCGGTTCAACCACGATCAAAGAATCAAAAACGGCACCGACTGGGCGTTCACGATTTTTGTGGCTGATTCATCGGACGACCCGGATGGGCTGTTTGCTTCGGGCGGCAGTTTTTCGGCCGCGTTCGCGTACGCCGGTGGTCTGTTCATGGTCACACCGTCGACACGCCCAGCATCAACGATCACGCACGAGATGGGACACATTTTCTGGGCTCGCGATGAATACTTTGGCGGTGGATCGTGGACCGACCAACGAGGTTATTACAACACTCAAAACCTAAACGCGGCGGATAATCCGACACCGGGTTTCAGCCAAGATATCAGCATCATGCGGGGTGGCGTTCCCCTGACCGCAGCCTACGAAGCTCACACGAGCCCCGCCTCGACGCTGGCCATGGTTGGCTGGCAAGACAGCGACGGCGATGGAATTTTCGACATCTTTGATGTACCGCTTCAGCTCGACGGTGTCGGCTATTTCGACAGTGAATCGTCGACCTATCACTTCACCGGCGAAGCGTCCGTCACGCCGCTTCGCAACCAGAATTCGTCCGGCACCCAGAGCGACATTTCGCTAGCCAAAATCAGTGAACTGCAATACCAACTCGACGACGGGCCCTGGGTCGCCGCCGCTAGCCCCAACGCTCAATCAGCTTCGTTCGATGTTTCTTTCGTGATTGAAAGTCAGTTCACGAGCATCCAGTTCCGAGCCGTCGATACGGCAACGGGCGTCACAAGCGAGACCATCACCGGCAATGCCGCGGTCGCGGCCGTTTCGGCGGCGAGCATATCGGGAGTCGCGTTTTACGACGAAAACGGAGACGGATCCAAAAGCGATTCAGAAATTTCGCTGTCGCTGACCTCCGTGACCGTGTCCCGAGCCGACGGTTCGCCGTTGTTCACCGGGTCGGCTGTGGCCGCTGATTTTGCCGAAGGAGAAATCGATGATGCAGAAACGATCGGCATCAAGTTAGCCGCCGATGGACTGGTTTCCGACACACAGGTAGCATCGCATACGCTTGTGGATACGGACCGAATCGTGTTCGAGTCGTTCGACTTGCAACGATCCGAATGGACGTCGCGATGGTCATCCAAAGTCGCGTTAACAGCGACCTTTGACGAACCTGTCGGCGAGGTTCATGTGTCGGTCGTCGGTCTCGACGATGTCAATTACGGACGAGTCGAAGCTTACAACGCGGCTGGCGACTTGGTTGCTCGTCAAACCACGTCGGCCATCGGTGTCAACGAATCCACCATCGTGACGCTGCGTCATGCAACCGGCGCGATCGCCAGCATCCGAATCTTTGGTCATGCGGGCAGTTCAGTCGCGGTGGATTCGATTGACTTTGGCGTTCACGGCAATATTGTCACCGACCAATCCGGCGCGTTTCGCTTGGCCGATTTACCGAACGGTGGATACATCGTTGAATTGTTGTCTTTCTCTCCGATTCACGCGTTTACCGATCCGATTGAGATTTCCGTTGTCGGTGGTAAGAGCGATTTCATTAGTGCCGCCGCCGTTCGCACCGACAGTCCCCGGCACAACACTGCGTTAGCCGAAGATGCCAACCAGGATGGCGAGGTTACCGCTCGGGACGCGTTGGTGATCATCAACGACCTGACCCGCAGCGGTCCACGAACACTATCAGCTGGCGACCTAGAGGGATTTGACGTCGACGTCAACAACGACGGCACGGTTTCCGCCCTGGACGCGTTGCTGGTGATCAATGCGATCAGCCGTAACCGTAATTCTGGGGACGGCGAGCAGTTTGTCAGTCAGACAGAGATGACCAGTCAGACATCGATGACCGCGGAAACGGTGATTGTCGGCTCCGAGCGTGAATCCGTCGACACTACGCGGTCTAGCTGGCTTTTAACGGTCCAGCAATCGGAAAATCTTGCCAAAGCTACGTCCATGTTCAACTTTGACGGTGGTGTCGCCGTTGTTGAAAGAGTGGTGCGGTTTCCGACCGATACCACAGAAAGCACTTCTCGGCCGTTGGATCTGATGAAGCTTTCATCATCATCTAACGACCAGAAAAATTCCGTGACTACCATGGCAAACACTGTTTCAGACGTTTCTACGGGTCTGGATTGGGGCTCTGGTGATACCGTGGCGGAATTAACGACAGAATTGTTTATCGGGATTGACGCGAATTTGCCGGAACCTTTCCGCATTTTGTTGGTCTAA